Proteins encoded within one genomic window of Ascaphus truei isolate aAscTru1 chromosome 8, aAscTru1.hap1, whole genome shotgun sequence:
- the LOC142502081 gene encoding lysosomal acid lipase/cholesteryl ester hydrolase-like — MWLSVTVAFLFLVIAHSENVSRRIRVGAGGDFMYNADPEASMNISELIRYKGYPSEEYQVFTADGYILSINRIPYGVKYATKGSKPVVLLQHGLLADGSNWVTNLANNSLGFILADAGYDVWMGNSRGNTWSRKHKTLSPSQNAFWAFSYDEMAKQDLPAVVNFILQKTGQEQIYYVGHSQGTTIGFIAFSTMPQLAKRIKMFFALAPVATIKFSSSPLANLGHFPEFVVKELFGKKEFLPQTYVIRWLATHFCTHEVVEEICGNIFFVLCGFNKQNLNMSRVNVYSSHCPAGTSVQNMIHWAQAVKSGELKAFDWGSKGNMIHYNQTSPPCYKVRDMTVPTALWSGGNDWLADRKDIAMLLTQVSNLVYHEEIPEWEHLDFIWGLDAPSRMYSKIIDLMKKNP, encoded by the exons ATGTGGCTGTCGGTTACTGTGGCATTTCTGTTCCTGGTGATTGCACATTCAGAGAACGTTTCCAGGAGAATTCGAGTCGGAGCCGGCGGTGACTTTATGTATAATGCAGATCCTGAAGCATCTATGAACATT AGTGAATTGATCAGATACAAAGGCTATCCTAGTGAGGAATATCAAGTGTTTACTGCCGATGGATATATCCTGAGCATTAACAGAATACCTTATGGGGTAAAATATGCAACTAAAG gCTCTAAGCCTGTGGTTCTCTTACAACATGGCTTGCTTGCAGACGGCAGCAACTGGGTCACCAATCTTGCAAACAATAGCTTGGGATTCATCCTAGCAGATGCTGGCTATGATGTTTGGATGGGGAACAGTAGAGGAAACACTTGGTCTAGGAAGCACAAAACGCTTTCACCGTCACAGAATGCATTCTGGGCTTTCAG TTATGATGAAATGGCGAAACAAGATCTGCCAGCAGTTGTGAACTTCATTTTACAGAAAACTGGACAGGAGCAGATATACTATGTTGGCCACTCCCAAGGAACCACAATAG GATTTATAGCTTTCTCCACCATGCCCCAGCTTGCTAAACGaattaaaatgttttttgccCTTGCTCCTGTGGCTACAATCAAGTTTTCCAGTAGTCCACTGGCAAATCTGGGCCATTTCCCAGAGTTCGTAGTCAAG GAGTTGTTTGGCAAGAAAGAATTCCTTCCCCAGACCTATGTAATAAGATGGCTCGCCACGCACTTTTGCACGCACGAGGTAGTGGAGGAGATCTGTGGAAATATTTTCTTTGTTCTCTGCGGATTTAACAAACAGAATCTTAATATG AGTCGTGTAAATGTGTACTCCTCGCATTGTCCGGCTGGAACATCTGTGCAAAACATGATCCATTGGGCTCAG GCGGTTAAATCTGGGGAACTGAAGGCCTTTGATTGGGGCAGCAAGGGAAATATGATCCATTACAACCAG ACTAGCCCTCCATGTTACAAGGTGAGAGACATGACGGTACCAACGGCTCTCTGGAGTGGTGGCAACGACTGGCTAGCAGACCGCAAGGATATTGCCATGCTGCTCACGCAGGTCTCCAACCTGGTCTACCACGAGGAGATTCCAGAATGGGAACATCTAGATTTCATCTGGGGTCTGGATGCACCTTCTCGCATGTACAGCAAAATCATTGATTTGATGAAAAAGAACCCGTAG